The Ornithodoros turicata isolate Travis chromosome 7, ASM3712646v1, whole genome shotgun sequence genome includes a region encoding these proteins:
- the LOC135400769 gene encoding leucine-rich repeats and immunoglobulin-like domains protein 1 encodes MSGMDALQFIWLVVALTTSYTASVKVVPFQFPQTPVVGDTIRVACYTSAVSTSLTFKWKKDGLPLESRSTVLLKRLEDISTLLLGPVTVEDSGNYTCEASTMQSRDSYTAQLQVYAPPSWIKHPHDYTAVEGTNVTVPCSVTGHPIPTVTWQRDAGKDVRSMP; translated from the exons ATGTCTGGAATGGACGCACTACAGTTTATCTGGCTTGTGGTGGCTCTAACGACCTCGTACACTG CGTCCGTGAAAGTCGTGCCCTTCCAATTTCCCCAGACGCCTGTTGTTGGGGACACCATTCGCGTCGCATGTTACACCAGTGCAGTGAGCACCTCGCTCACTTTCAAGTGGAAGAAAGACGGCCTTCCACTAGAAAGTAGAAGCACTGTACTTCTTAAAAGGCTCGAAGATATTTCGACCTTGCTCCTTGGACCGGTCACGGTGGAAGATTCTGGGAACTACACATGCGAGGCGTCAACGATGCAGTCGAGGGATTCGTACACGGCTCAGCTTCAGGTGTATG CGCCGCCTTCGTGGATTAAGCACCCACACGACTACACGGCCGTGGAAGGAACCAATGTAACCGTACCTTGCAGTGTGACTGGTCATCCAATCCCGACTGTAACGTGGCAACGAGACGCGGGTAAGGATGTTCGAAGCATGCCATGA